Within Kineothrix sp. MB12-C1, the genomic segment TGAAGTGTGGGAGAAGGGCGGAGAAGGCGGGATTGCCCTTGCCGGAAAAGTTCTGGATACCTTGGAGACGAAAGAGAGCCGTTTCAAAGTATTATATGAAGATGAACACTCTCTCTCAGAGAAAGTGGAAACCGTAGCAAAGGAAATTTACGGCGCAAAGGGAGTAAGCTACTCTCAGGCAGCGCTCAGGCAACTTGCACAACTTGAGAAACTCGGCTTTGGTAATTTGCCGGTATGCATGGCTAAGACACCGTATTCTCTATCGGATGATCCTCAGCTTTTAGGAAGACCGGAGGATTTCACGCTGCAGGTGAGAGAAGCATACGTGTCAGCGGGAGCAGGTTTCGTAGTTATTTTAACAGGATCGGTCATGACAATGCCCGGTCTCCCTAAGGAGCCGGCGGCTTGCCGTATCGATGTGACGGAAGAGGGAATAATTACAGGTTTGTTTTAAAAAAAGGAAAGGTAGGGTGCACAATGCCGCAAATAATTGACGGGAAGATAATTTCTACTCAGATAAAAGAAGAAGTAAGAGAAAAAGTAGTGAAATTGAAGGCAGAAGGAATTGAAGTGACATTAGCGGTTATTCAAGTAGGTAATGACCCTGCCTCCAGCGTTTATGTAGGAAATAAAAAGAAAGCATGTGAATATGTAGGTATTCGCTCTTTGTCATACGAACTGCCGGAGACAACGAGCGAGGAAGAGTTGCTTGCCCTTATCGGGGAGTTGAATGATAAAGTGGATGTGAATGGTATTCTCGTTCAGCTTCCATTACCTGGACATATTGACGAAGATAAAGTGATTGCGGCTATTTCACCGCAAAAAGATGTGGATGGTTTTCATCCTATGAACGTAGGTGCCTTTTGCATTGGACAGCCGGGCTTTCTTCCTTGCACGCCGGCTGGTATTATCCAGCTTCTGAAACGTTCAGGAATTGAGACGGTCGGTAAGGAATGTGTGGTTATCGGCAGGAGCAATATTGTAGGTAAACCTATGGCACTTTTAATGCTGGGAGAAAATGCGACAGTGACGGTAGCACATTCGAGAACGAAGGATCTGCAGGAAGTGACAAAACGGGCTGACATTTTAATTGCGGCAGTAGGCAGACCGAAGATGATTACGAAAGAATATGTAAAAGACGGAGCCGTAGTTATCGATGTAGGCATTCACAGAGATGAGAATAACAAATTGTGCGGCGATGTGGACTACGATGATGTAGTGGCAGTTTGCAGCGCAATTACCCCTGTTCCGGGAGGTGTGGGACCGATGACGATAGCGATGCTGATGAATAATTGTGTGGAATCGGTAAGACTCGCATCGAAGTAGAAAGGTATTTATTTATGAAATGTCCTAAATGTGGATATGAGCTGGCAGAAGATCATTTGTATTGTGATAGCTGCGGGGAAGAAATCAGGATTGTTCCTGATTTTGAGCCTGAAATAGAACAAGAAATGAATGAAACTTTGTCCACGCTTTTTGTCGAGTTGGCGAAAGAGGAAGTAATTGAAGTACCGATAGATATGAATACAGCCGCAATAGAGGAGTCGGAAAAAAATGCGAAAAGAGTAAAAGCAGCGCAGCAAAGAAGATTAGTGGCCGTTCTTATGGGAATCACTTTTCTGTTTATTGCAGTGCTTTTTGCGGGTTATTCCACGTATCGCAATTATTCGGTGCCTTATCAAATTGCGAAGGCAAAGGAATTCGCAGGACAGGAAAAATATAGTGAAGCAATTTCTCATCTGGAAAAAGTATATGAATTGGATGAGACGAATGTGGATGTTCTATTTTTAATTGCAGATTATTATTACATACAAGAAAATTATGATTTTGCAATCTATACATTACAGAAAATTGTCGATTCCGAGAAGCTGTATGAGGAAGCTGACGTAGAAAATGCCTACGATAAAATTATTTCTATTTATAAGAAGCAAGGAAACTATCAGGAAATCAACGAGTTTCTCTTGTCCAGTGCTGATGAGAAGATTATTACTATGTTTCAGCAGTATATTGCAAAACCTCCGGAATTCAGTTATGTGAATGGAAATTATGAAGAAGTCATCCCTTTGAAGTTAAGTGCCAACACTTCCGGCAAGATTTATTATACTTTGGATGGAAATACACCTGATGAAGACAGTGAAGTCTACACGGCTCCCATTTTCTTAGAGACGGGGACTTATGTGATAAAAGCTTATTTTGTCAACGATTATGGCATTAAAAGCGAGATAGTGAGCAATACCTACCATATCGATCTGGCAGTACCGTCAGCTCCGGAAGTATCGGTATACAGCGGTGATTATTATGAACCTTATATGATAGAAGTGAGTGCGCCGGAGGATTGCCGCATTTACTATACGACAGATAGCACTGACCCTACGGAAGACAGTGCCTTATATATGTCTCCGATTCCAATGCCTCTTGGTAAGTCAGTTTATAAATTCATGGCGGTAAGCCCGGAAGGGGTAGCCAGTGATATTACGATACGTACCTATAAGCTGACGCTGAATACGGAAATCACTACCGATATGGCTATTTTGAATGTAGTACACGCGTTGATGCGGGCGGATGTTCTATTAGATGAACAAGGGAATCTGCGCGGCATGAGCGGCCATAATATTTATAAATACGGTGCAGTGACCCGGATTGAAGGAAATGGCGATTATTATATTATCTATGAATACTATGAAGATGGAACAGGTCTTCAGACGAGAACCGAGCGGATTTATGGGGTCAATATAGCGGATGGAAGCGTCAGCCGGGTGACCTATGATAACGATGGGAAAATTATACTAATACCTTTGGAATAAAAAAAGTTGCACTTTTACTGGTTATCCGCTATCATAATAAGGATAGCTTTCATACAGTAAAGTGCTATACAGGAGGGATAAGATGTACAAGATTTTAGAATCAAGGGAGCTGACAACTAATATTTATCTCATGGAAGTTGAGGCGAAACGTGTAGCAAAGAGATGTCAGCCAGGGCAGTTTATTATTGTCAGGATGGATGAAAACGGAGAGAGAATTCCACTCACTATCTGCGATTATGATAGGAAAAAGGGGACAGTGTCTATTGTTTTCCAGAGTGTGGGAGCAGGTACGAAGAAGATGGGAGAGTTAAAAGCCGGAGATAGTTTCCATGATTTCGTGGGACCCCTTGGATGCCCGTCTGAGTTTGTAGATGAACCGATAGAAGAATTGAAAGAAAAAAGTATTCTGTTTGTTGCCGGTGGTGTAGGAACCGCACCTGTATATCCACAGGTGAAGTGGTTGAAGAAACGTGATGTAAAAGTGGACGTTATCGTAGGCGCTAAGACGAAAGATTTACTTATTTTAGAAAAAGAGATGGAAGCAGTAGCGGAGAATCTCTATATAACAACAGATGATGGTTCTTATGGAAGAAGCGGTATGGTTACGCAGACCATTAAGGATCTGGTGGAAAAAGAAGGAAAACACTACGATATATGTGTGGCAATCGGGCCGATGATCATGATGAAATTCGTATGCAAGATGACGGAAGAACTCGGTATTCCGACGGTTGTAAGCTTGAATCCTATTATGGTGGATGGTACCGGGATGTGCGGCGCATGTCGTGTGACAGTAGATGGGCAAGTGAAATTCGCCTGTGTGGATGGTCCGGAATTCGACGGTCATAAGGTGGATTTTGATCAGGCGATGAAACGTCAGCAGCTATACCGTACGGTAGAAGGAAAGGCTCTTCTGAAGGAACAAGAAGGCGATACTCATCATGGCGGATGCGGTAACTGCGATTAAGATGTAACAATAGATGGGAGGATATCATGGACGTATTGAAGAAAGTTCCTGTTCGCGAACAGGATGCGAAGGTGCGCGCGACTAACTTTGAAGAAGTGTGTTATGGATATAATGAAGAAGAAGCGAGAGCGGAATCGGAAAGATGTATTAACTGCAAGAATGCGAAATGTATAGTAGGATGCCCGGTATCCATTAATATTCCGGCTTTTATCCAGCAGGTAAAGGCAGGAGATATAGAGGCGGCATATCAGACGATTAGCGAATCTTCAGCACTGCCGGCAGTATGCGGACGCGTATGCCCTCAGGAGAGTCAGTGTGAAGGTGTGTGTATCAGAGGAATTAAAGGTGAGCCGGTATCTATCGGTAAACTGGAACGTTTTGTTGCTGATTGGGCGATGGAAAAAGGCATTAAACCCGAAGGGGCAACGGAGAAAAAAGGAAAAAAAGTAGCTGTTATCGGTTCTGGTCCGGCGGGTCTTACTTGTGCGGGAGATTTGGCGAAGGCCGGGTACGATGTCACTATCTTTGAGGCGCTGCATGAGCCGGGCGGCGTATTGGTATATGGTATTCCTGAATTCCGTCTTCCCAAAGAAGATGTAGTCGCTAAGGAAATTGACAATGTAAGATCCCTCGGTGTAAAAATAGAAACAAATGTAGTAGTAGGTAAGGCGGTTACCATCGATGAGTTAATAGAGGAAGAGGGCTTTGAGGCTGTGTTTATCGGTTCCGGAGCAGGACTTCCTAAGTTCATGGGCATTCCGGGCGAACAGGCAAACGGTGTATTCTCCGCGAATGAGTACTTAACGAGAAGTAACTTGATGAAAGCTTTCCAGGCAGATTCTCCTACTCCGATTATGGATAGTAAGAAGGTCGCCGTAGTTGGCGGTGGAAACGTAGCTATGGATGCGGCAAGGACAGCGCTCAGACTTGGGGCAGAGGTACATATTGTGTACAGAAGAAGTGAAGAAGAACTTCCTGCCAGAGTGGAAGAAGTGCATCATGCGAAGGAAGAAGGAATTATCTTCGACCTTTTAAGTAATCCTGTAGAAATCCTGACTGACGAAAATGGTTGGGTAAGCGGCATCAAATGTGTGAAAATGGAGCTTGGAGAACCCGATGAGTCCGGAAGAAGAAGGCCGGTAGTAAAGCCGGATTCTGAATTTATTATCGAAGTGGATACCGTTATTATGTCTCTTGGGACCTCTCCGAACCCGCTGATTTCATCCACGACGGACGGATTGGAAGTCAATAAGTGGCAATGTATTGTTGCGGATGAAAATACCGGCAAGACAACGAAAGAAGGCGTATATGCCGGCGGAGATGCGGTAACCGGAGCTGCCACAGTTATTTTGGCTATGGGAGCCGGAAAAGCTGCGGCAAAAGGCATTGATGAGTATTTAAGCAATAAATAAATAGAAGTGGCGAAGAGAAAAGATTCTTGAAAGTAAGTTTTAGGAATCTTTTTTCTTTTCCTAATTTTTTATTAAGATAAATTAAGTTTTCACAATCCTCCAAATTCTCCCTTTTCATTTGTTATTACTGTGGTATAATTGCATATAAGACATATAAGATAGGCTATAAATTGTTATGGTAAAGTAGGATAGAGGAGGAAGTAAATGGTACATCATATTGTATTATGGGATTTGAAGGAAGAACTGTCAGGAAGCGAGAAGGAACTTGCTGCAAGAACTATAAAGGAGAAGTTGGAAGCGGTAAAGGACAAGATAGAAGGCGTTGTTTCTCTGGAGGTTGTAATCGATGGACTTTCTTCCAGCAATAAGGATCTTGGATTGATCTCCGTTCTTGAATCGGAAGAAGCATTGAATGCTTATCAGGTACACCCTGCACACATAGAGGCAGCTACTTATGTAAGAAGCATGACATGCAACAGAATATGTTTTGATTACAAAGTGTAGTGTAAATATTTAGTAGGGGTAAGGAACCGTTACGTGTAGTAAGAGAGGTAGATTGTGAGAGATAACAGTGATAAAATGAAATTATTAACAGTAGGAATTGCCGTTGTTCTCATTGTGATAATTTGTGGTATTAGTTTTGTCATACATGGGATAAATAAAAGAGCAAATCAGAATGTGGATAATAAACTGCAGGATGATATTATAGAATATGTGAACAGTACACAGAATCAAGGATCTCAAAATATCGAAAGCTCCGATGTGAAGAAAAAGGGACAGGAAGACGTTGCAGACGAAGTAAAGGATGAGAGGGAAACGGGAGAGCCTGCAGTTGTAGTGGAAAAAGAAGAAAATAAGGAAGAAGAAAGCATTATAGAAGAAGAGAAGGTTGCGGCCGAACAAAATAGTCAGACTACAACAGCGAAGTGGCAAAAGGAAGTCTCTGAGGACTTATCTAAGGTAGAGATCGATCTGTCAAGGCAGATGTCCGAAATGAGCGGCTATTGGGAAGCTGGCAATATGAAGGCGGTAGAAGACCTGGCTTATTTGCCTAGATATCGGGCAGCATCAGGAAATCTTACCGGAACGGCAAAGTATTATTACTTCGGTGATACCGATGGGAATAACCGCCCTAATGGTAAAGGACTTGCAATGTATGCCGATAATCAGTATTATTATGGTGAGTGGAAAAATGGTGTCAGAAGCGAAAGCGGCATGTGGATTCGGTATTTTGTATATGATAAAAACGAAAAAGCAAAGGATAGCCTGTATCTACAGCACAGTTATTCCGGCAACTGGGCAGGGGATCTGCCAAATGGAAGCGGTGCGGAACATTATGATTTTATCGAAGAGAATTTGGAAGAAAAAGTAGGATACAATCGTAATTTTATCGGTAATTTTAAAAATGGGTTTTATGACGGGGAAATTTATATTACCGATTATTATAAAGGCGGTAATTCCAAGGAATGGAGCGGCACGGCGAAACATGGCGTGTGGCAGCCATTAGGAGAGAAGGATAAAAAAGGACAGTATCCGGTGATTGTGGAAATCAAAAATGCAGATAATTATCAGTGGATGCCCGAAAAAGAGAATATGAATCAAGGGGTGAACGGATTAATATCCGCTGCAAAGCAATAAACATTTAAGGAAAAGGAAAGTAGGGGGAAATAACGATGCCTTGGTGTCCGAAATGCAAAAACGAATATAGAGAAGGTGTAACACTCTGTGCCGATTGCGGAGTGGAGCTGGAGGGATCTCTGAATACAAGA encodes:
- a CDS encoding chitobiase/beta-hexosaminidase C-terminal domain-containing protein; the protein is MKCPKCGYELAEDHLYCDSCGEEIRIVPDFEPEIEQEMNETLSTLFVELAKEEVIEVPIDMNTAAIEESEKNAKRVKAAQQRRLVAVLMGITFLFIAVLFAGYSTYRNYSVPYQIAKAKEFAGQEKYSEAISHLEKVYELDETNVDVLFLIADYYYIQENYDFAIYTLQKIVDSEKLYEEADVENAYDKIISIYKKQGNYQEINEFLLSSADEKIITMFQQYIAKPPEFSYVNGNYEEVIPLKLSANTSGKIYYTLDGNTPDEDSEVYTAPIFLETGTYVIKAYFVNDYGIKSEIVSNTYHIDLAVPSAPEVSVYSGDYYEPYMIEVSAPEDCRIYYTTDSTDPTEDSALYMSPIPMPLGKSVYKFMAVSPEGVASDITIRTYKLTLNTEITTDMAILNVVHALMRADVLLDEQGNLRGMSGHNIYKYGAVTRIEGNGDYYIIYEYYEDGTGLQTRTERIYGVNIADGSVSRVTYDNDGKIILIPLE
- a CDS encoding sulfide/dihydroorotate dehydrogenase-like FAD/NAD-binding protein: MYKILESRELTTNIYLMEVEAKRVAKRCQPGQFIIVRMDENGERIPLTICDYDRKKGTVSIVFQSVGAGTKKMGELKAGDSFHDFVGPLGCPSEFVDEPIEELKEKSILFVAGGVGTAPVYPQVKWLKKRDVKVDVIVGAKTKDLLILEKEMEAVAENLYITTDDGSYGRSGMVTQTIKDLVEKEGKHYDICVAIGPMIMMKFVCKMTEELGIPTVVSLNPIMVDGTGMCGACRVTVDGQVKFACVDGPEFDGHKVDFDQAMKRQQLYRTVEGKALLKEQEGDTHHGGCGNCD
- the folD gene encoding bifunctional methylenetetrahydrofolate dehydrogenase/methenyltetrahydrofolate cyclohydrolase FolD, whose protein sequence is MPQIIDGKIISTQIKEEVREKVVKLKAEGIEVTLAVIQVGNDPASSVYVGNKKKACEYVGIRSLSYELPETTSEEELLALIGELNDKVDVNGILVQLPLPGHIDEDKVIAAISPQKDVDGFHPMNVGAFCIGQPGFLPCTPAGIIQLLKRSGIETVGKECVVIGRSNIVGKPMALLMLGENATVTVAHSRTKDLQEVTKRADILIAAVGRPKMITKEYVKDGAVVIDVGIHRDENNKLCGDVDYDDVVAVCSAITPVPGGVGPMTIAMLMNNCVESVRLASK
- the gltA gene encoding NADPH-dependent glutamate synthase, giving the protein MDVLKKVPVREQDAKVRATNFEEVCYGYNEEEARAESERCINCKNAKCIVGCPVSINIPAFIQQVKAGDIEAAYQTISESSALPAVCGRVCPQESQCEGVCIRGIKGEPVSIGKLERFVADWAMEKGIKPEGATEKKGKKVAVIGSGPAGLTCAGDLAKAGYDVTIFEALHEPGGVLVYGIPEFRLPKEDVVAKEIDNVRSLGVKIETNVVVGKAVTIDELIEEEGFEAVFIGSGAGLPKFMGIPGEQANGVFSANEYLTRSNLMKAFQADSPTPIMDSKKVAVVGGGNVAMDAARTALRLGAEVHIVYRRSEEELPARVEEVHHAKEEGIIFDLLSNPVEILTDENGWVSGIKCVKMELGEPDESGRRRPVVKPDSEFIIEVDTVIMSLGTSPNPLISSTTDGLEVNKWQCIVADENTGKTTKEGVYAGGDAVTGAATVILAMGAGKAAAKGIDEYLSNK
- a CDS encoding Dabb family protein is translated as MVHHIVLWDLKEELSGSEKELAARTIKEKLEAVKDKIEGVVSLEVVIDGLSSSNKDLGLISVLESEEALNAYQVHPAHIEAATYVRSMTCNRICFDYKV